One window of Microbacterium sediminis genomic DNA carries:
- a CDS encoding ABC transporter permease: MTNRINWKNVLINGNTFIILILLIVISAILSDTFLTEVNLRNILLQQAAPILVAVGMLFVILTGGIDLSVGSIMALGASLAAILVTDLSMNFAVATGVAVVVGIAFGAFSGVLVAYAGIQGFVATLATMTIARGVAFVLTNGRPVKTEFGTLDLLVGKATFYPILWITLLLVAGALVVHRYTGFGRKIIAIGSNETALRLAGVPTKRYTMSAYAISGGLAALAGVFVAARASTGAATVGSGQELDAIAAVVIGGASLAGGRGFVLPTVAGALILGLIGNIMNLMAVPSYPQDIIKGVIIIAAVLLQIVTGKKERTV, encoded by the coding sequence ATGACGAACCGAATCAACTGGAAGAACGTCCTGATCAACGGGAACACGTTCATCATCCTGATCCTGCTGATCGTGATCAGCGCGATCCTGTCGGACACCTTCCTGACGGAGGTCAACCTCCGCAACATCCTGTTGCAGCAGGCCGCACCGATCCTCGTGGCCGTCGGCATGCTCTTCGTGATCCTCACCGGCGGCATCGATCTGTCGGTCGGCTCGATCATGGCGCTGGGCGCGTCGCTGGCCGCGATCCTCGTAACCGATCTCAGCATGAACTTCGCCGTGGCCACGGGCGTCGCGGTGGTCGTGGGCATCGCCTTCGGCGCGTTCTCGGGCGTGCTCGTCGCCTACGCCGGCATCCAGGGCTTCGTCGCGACGCTGGCGACCATGACCATCGCGCGCGGTGTGGCGTTCGTGCTCACCAACGGCCGGCCGGTGAAGACGGAGTTCGGCACCCTCGACCTGCTCGTGGGCAAGGCGACGTTCTACCCGATCCTGTGGATCACGCTGCTGCTGGTCGCCGGCGCCCTCGTCGTGCACCGCTACACGGGCTTCGGGCGCAAGATCATCGCCATCGGCAGCAACGAGACCGCGCTGCGCCTGGCCGGCGTGCCGACGAAGCGCTACACGATGTCGGCGTACGCGATCTCCGGCGGCCTCGCCGCGCTCGCAGGTGTGTTCGTCGCCGCACGGGCCTCGACCGGCGCCGCCACCGTCGGCAGCGGTCAGGAGCTCGACGCCATCGCCGCCGTCGTGATCGGCGGGGCGAGCCTCGCCGGCGGACGCGGCTTCGTGCTGCCCACCGTCGCGGGCGCGCTCATCCTCGGGCTGATCGGCAACATCATGAACCTCATGGCCGTGCCCTCGTACCCGCAGGACATCATCAAGGGCGTCATCATCATCGCCGCGGTGCTGCTGCAGATCGTCACCGGCAAGAAGGAGCGCACCGTCTGA
- a CDS encoding NAD(P)-dependent oxidoreductase yields the protein MGADRILVTPRSLTSVDPSGIPELAPLRERGYTIVITPAGLVPTADDLREALPGVVGWLAGIEPITADVLAAAPDLRVISRNGTGSENIDHAAAEARGVAVRTARGANAQGVAELALAHVMNAVRELSWANAALHEGGWTRVRGREIAELSVGLVGLGAIGAKVAGMFAALGARIHFFDPFVAEAAGYERHERLADLLAACDVVSLHVPPTGDGPLISVSEVDAMRRGAILVNTARSALIDEDAVLAGLETGRIGCYAVDAFDQEPPALTPLLRHERTVMTPHAGGFTGASVRRATEQAVAHIIDSLETV from the coding sequence ATGGGCGCGGATCGCATCCTCGTCACGCCCCGCTCGCTGACCTCCGTGGACCCGAGCGGCATCCCCGAGCTCGCGCCGCTGCGGGAGCGCGGCTACACGATCGTCATCACCCCGGCCGGGCTTGTTCCCACCGCCGACGACCTCCGCGAGGCGCTGCCGGGCGTGGTCGGCTGGCTGGCCGGGATCGAGCCGATCACCGCCGACGTCCTGGCGGCGGCGCCCGATCTGCGGGTGATCAGCCGCAACGGCACGGGGAGCGAGAACATCGATCACGCGGCCGCGGAGGCCCGGGGCGTCGCCGTGCGCACCGCCCGCGGCGCGAACGCGCAGGGGGTCGCCGAGCTCGCGCTCGCGCACGTCATGAACGCCGTGCGCGAGCTGTCGTGGGCGAACGCCGCGCTGCACGAGGGCGGCTGGACGCGTGTGCGCGGGCGGGAGATCGCCGAGCTGAGCGTGGGGCTGGTGGGCCTCGGGGCGATCGGCGCGAAGGTCGCCGGCATGTTCGCCGCGCTCGGCGCGCGGATCCACTTCTTCGACCCCTTCGTGGCGGAGGCCGCCGGCTACGAGCGGCACGAGCGCCTGGCCGATCTGCTCGCGGCGTGCGACGTGGTGAGCCTGCACGTGCCGCCCACGGGCGACGGGCCGCTGATCTCGGTGTCTGAGGTCGACGCGATGCGCCGCGGCGCGATCCTCGTGAACACCGCGCGCTCGGCCCTGATCGACGAGGACGCCGTGCTTGCCGGGCTGGAGACCGGGCGCATCGGCTGCTACGCCGTCGACGCGTTCGACCAGGAGCCGCCGGCGCTCACGCCGCTGCTGCGCCACGAGCGCACGGTGATGACGCCGCACGCGGGAGGGTTCACCGGCGCGAGCGTGCGCCGCGCGACCGAACAGGCCGTCGCTCATATAATCGACTCACTCGAGACGGTGTGA
- a CDS encoding sugar ABC transporter ATP-binding protein, whose amino-acid sequence MTSDHIIEMRDITKSFGGVHALEDVSLDIRRGEIHALIGENGAGKSTLLKLLAGAYSKDAGTISVNGTTIDHVSPRVMIQHGVSVIYQEFMLAPDLTVAENIFIDNFHDASGPFINWKSLYARAAEELERVGFGQIDPRAKVSELSVAHQQVIEICKSLARRSTVMVFDEPTAVLTHAETDRLLEVIQRLRDGGVTIVYVSHRLDELFRISDRITVLKDGRSVGVFETASITQDELITKMVGRSISQLFPTRDVEVDRTGAPLLEVDGLSAAGFVEDVSFRLYPGEVLGFSGLVGAGRTETMRALFGLDRTAQGRVVLDGEQVSFRDPKQAIRRGIGFVPEDRKNQGLVLEQSIRMNSTLVSERRNGFINPKRERQHVIDLLKRVSTKYGSTEDHVSSLSGGNQQKIVLAKWLDIDTKVLILDEPTRGVDVGAKTEIYAIINALAARGIGIIMVSSEMTEIIGMCDRAIVMREGRVTGELGREDLREENLIALAMEA is encoded by the coding sequence ATGACGTCTGACCACATCATCGAAATGCGCGACATCACCAAGTCGTTCGGCGGCGTCCACGCCCTCGAGGACGTGTCGCTCGACATCCGACGCGGCGAGATCCACGCGCTCATCGGCGAGAACGGAGCCGGCAAGTCGACGCTGCTCAAGCTCCTCGCCGGCGCCTACAGCAAGGACGCCGGCACGATCAGTGTGAACGGCACGACGATCGATCACGTCAGCCCGCGCGTGATGATCCAGCACGGCGTCTCCGTCATCTATCAGGAGTTCATGCTGGCCCCGGATCTGACGGTCGCCGAGAACATCTTCATCGACAACTTCCACGACGCATCCGGCCCCTTCATCAACTGGAAGAGCCTCTACGCGCGCGCCGCCGAGGAGCTGGAGCGCGTCGGCTTCGGTCAGATCGACCCGCGCGCCAAGGTGAGCGAGCTCAGCGTGGCACACCAGCAGGTCATCGAGATCTGCAAGTCGCTCGCCCGCCGCTCGACCGTGATGGTCTTCGACGAGCCGACCGCCGTGCTCACCCACGCCGAGACCGACCGGCTGCTCGAGGTCATCCAGCGCCTGCGCGACGGCGGCGTCACGATCGTGTACGTCTCGCACCGCCTCGACGAGCTGTTCCGCATCAGCGACCGCATCACGGTGCTGAAGGACGGCCGCAGCGTCGGTGTGTTCGAGACCGCCTCGATCACGCAGGACGAGCTGATCACCAAGATGGTCGGCCGCAGCATCTCGCAGCTGTTCCCGACCCGCGACGTGGAGGTCGACCGCACGGGCGCTCCCCTGCTCGAGGTGGACGGGCTCTCGGCGGCGGGCTTCGTGGAGGACGTGTCGTTCCGGCTCTACCCGGGCGAGGTGCTGGGCTTCAGCGGCCTGGTGGGTGCGGGCCGCACCGAGACGATGCGCGCGCTGTTCGGCCTCGATCGCACGGCCCAGGGTCGGGTCGTGCTGGACGGCGAGCAGGTGAGCTTCCGCGATCCGAAGCAGGCGATCCGCCGCGGCATCGGTTTCGTGCCGGAGGACCGCAAGAACCAGGGCCTCGTGCTCGAGCAGTCCATCCGGATGAACTCGACCCTCGTCTCGGAGCGGCGCAACGGCTTCATCAACCCCAAGCGCGAGCGCCAGCACGTGATCGACCTGCTCAAGCGGGTCTCCACGAAGTACGGGTCGACCGAGGATCACGTCAGCAGCCTCAGCGGCGGCAATCAGCAGAAGATCGTGCTCGCGAAGTGGCTCGACATCGACACGAAGGTGCTCATCCTCGACGAGCCCACGCGTGGCGTCGACGTGGGTGCGAAGACCGAGATCTACGCGATCATCAACGCCCTGGCGGCGCGTGGCATCGGAATCATCATGGTCTCCTCCGAGATGACGGAGATCATCGGCATGTGCGATCGCGCGATCGTCATGCGTGAAGGCCGGGTGACCGGCGAGCTGGGCAGAGAAGACCTTCGGGAAGAGAACCTGATCGCCTTGGCGATGGAAGCGTGA
- a CDS encoding SDR family NAD(P)-dependent oxidoreductase gives MSGLTGRRIAITGGAGGIGLAIATHLVSQGARVIALDARRPETLPDGVEFRQLDLLDAAQIEAAAREIYAHEDTPVSLVTSAGIVEDDVAAEDIPVDLYDRVMGVNLRSVFLSCQAFGRELLRHGTGAIVNIASMSGNHIVNTPQRQSVYNTSKAGVVGLTKSLAVEWGPRGVKVNAVSPGYVDTPLNHLKAHMHERWKSETVLGRFATPLEVAHAVAFLLGDDSDYFTGAELLMDGGSSLI, from the coding sequence ATGAGCGGACTCACCGGACGGCGGATCGCGATCACCGGCGGCGCCGGCGGCATCGGCCTGGCGATCGCCACGCATCTCGTCTCGCAGGGGGCACGCGTCATCGCACTCGACGCGCGTCGCCCCGAGACGCTTCCGGACGGCGTGGAGTTCCGGCAGCTCGACCTGCTGGACGCCGCACAGATCGAGGCGGCCGCCCGGGAGATCTACGCGCACGAGGACACCCCGGTCAGCCTCGTGACCAGCGCCGGAATCGTCGAGGACGACGTCGCGGCGGAGGACATCCCCGTCGACCTGTACGACCGCGTGATGGGCGTGAACCTGCGCTCGGTCTTCCTCAGCTGCCAGGCCTTCGGCCGAGAGCTGCTGCGGCACGGCACCGGCGCGATCGTCAACATCGCCTCGATGTCGGGCAACCACATCGTCAACACCCCGCAGCGCCAGAGCGTGTACAACACGTCCAAGGCCGGCGTCGTCGGGCTCACCAAGTCACTGGCGGTCGAGTGGGGGCCGCGCGGCGTCAAGGTCAACGCCGTCTCGCCCGGGTACGTCGACACACCGCTGAACCACCTCAAGGCGCACATGCACGAGCGGTGGAAGAGCGAGACGGTGCTCGGCCGATTCGCGACGCCGCTCGAGGTCGCGCACGCCGTGGCCTTCCTCCTCGGCGACGACTCGGACTACTTCACGGGCGCCGAGCTCCTCATGGATGGCGGATCCAGCCTCATCTGA
- a CDS encoding ABC transporter permease, whose protein sequence is MSDASQRVRDAPSGNNADTVGMPLPPRREGPGPVVRTIALAARNPFAGPLAALVVLILIFTLATDTFFSAQNFSVILQQSVVIGTLALGQTLIILTSGIDLANGSILVVSTLVMAQLAQGQPPGIQILILLVGFALSAALAAVAGLLISRFLLPAFIVTLGMFTMLTAGARLYSQRTLVVPEGGVLTVLGSGGYLFGVFQVTIGVFVVIASVAVLHYMLTRTAWGRHVYAVGGNPTAARRTGINVSRVLLVVYILAGLLYALAAWQAFGRSPATSANVFANANLDTISAVVIGGTSLFGGRGTVVGSYFGTLIVLVLQSGLTQMGFDALYQQVLTGALVIAAVALDQFTRKVERLG, encoded by the coding sequence GTGAGTGACGCCTCTCAGCGGGTGCGTGATGCGCCGAGCGGCAACAACGCCGACACGGTAGGCATGCCCCTGCCACCGCGCCGCGAGGGCCCCGGGCCGGTCGTGCGGACGATCGCGCTCGCCGCCCGGAATCCTTTCGCGGGGCCGCTCGCCGCGCTCGTCGTCCTCATTCTGATCTTCACTCTGGCGACGGACACCTTCTTCAGCGCTCAGAACTTCTCGGTGATCCTGCAACAGTCTGTGGTGATTGGCACCCTTGCATTGGGGCAGACCCTCATCATCCTCACCTCGGGTATTGACCTCGCGAACGGCTCCATTCTCGTCGTCAGCACGCTCGTGATGGCACAGCTGGCGCAGGGGCAACCTCCGGGGATCCAGATTCTTATCCTGCTTGTCGGCTTCGCGCTGAGTGCAGCGCTCGCAGCAGTCGCGGGCCTTCTGATCTCCCGGTTCCTGCTCCCGGCGTTCATCGTGACGCTCGGCATGTTCACGATGCTCACGGCGGGTGCCAGGCTTTACTCGCAGCGCACGCTCGTCGTGCCGGAGGGTGGGGTCCTGACGGTGCTCGGCTCAGGGGGGTACCTGTTCGGGGTATTCCAGGTCACGATCGGCGTATTTGTCGTGATCGCGTCGGTCGCGGTGCTGCACTACATGCTCACCCGCACAGCGTGGGGGCGTCACGTCTACGCCGTCGGCGGTAATCCGACGGCCGCCAGGCGCACAGGCATCAATGTGAGCCGCGTGCTGCTGGTCGTGTACATCCTCGCGGGGCTGCTGTACGCCCTAGCGGCGTGGCAGGCCTTCGGGCGTAGCCCCGCGACGTCGGCGAACGTATTCGCGAACGCCAACCTCGACACGATCAGTGCGGTGGTGATTGGCGGCACGTCGTTGTTCGGGGGTCGCGGCACGGTGGTCGGCAGCTACTTCGGCACACTCATCGTGCTCGTGCTGCAGTCCGGTCTGACTCAGATGGGGTTCGACGCGCTGTACCAGCAGGTCCTCACTGGTGCGCTCGTGATCGCGGCGGTCGCGCTTGATCAATTCACGCGGAAGGTGGAGCGGCTTGGCTGA
- a CDS encoding glucose-6-phosphate isomerase family protein gives MGDPQPTIDQPVRLEIDPNGEMTGGSRRYDKLLGDLEGLYRDEDAYRALLAERGADALMYYVYDQRYQEGPGALIVGTSTLLPGTVGDEYAMTRGHLHAISDRAELYYCLSGHGVMLLDTIDGRSEAVELTPGAAVNVPGEWIHRSVNVGDEPFVTLFSYAADAGQDYGIIADAGGMRTRIVTDGDGWKQVPNPTHVGYARER, from the coding sequence ATGGGTGATCCGCAGCCGACCATCGACCAGCCTGTGCGCCTGGAGATCGATCCGAACGGTGAGATGACCGGCGGCTCCCGCCGGTACGACAAGCTCCTCGGCGATCTGGAGGGCCTCTACCGTGACGAGGACGCGTATCGGGCGCTGCTCGCGGAGCGCGGTGCGGACGCCCTCATGTACTACGTGTACGACCAGCGGTACCAGGAGGGCCCCGGCGCTCTCATCGTCGGCACGAGCACGCTCCTTCCCGGGACGGTGGGCGACGAGTACGCCATGACGCGCGGTCATCTCCACGCCATCAGCGATCGCGCGGAGCTCTACTACTGCCTCTCGGGGCATGGCGTCATGCTGCTGGACACGATCGATGGTCGCAGCGAGGCCGTGGAGCTCACGCCGGGCGCGGCGGTCAACGTGCCGGGGGAGTGGATCCACCGCAGCGTGAACGTGGGCGATGAGCCGTTCGTGACGCTGTTCAGCTACGCCGCCGATGCCGGCCAGGATTACGGCATCATCGCCGACGCCGGTGGCATGCGGACCCGCATCGTCACCGACGGAGACGGATGGAAGCAGGTCCCCAACCCGACGCACGTCGGTTACGCCCGGGAGCGCTGA
- a CDS encoding shikimate dehydrogenase family protein: MYPTLTPRTLTPAAKPTFYFIGVTTGHSSIRRVFPAWADALGLGDVEMMGIDVAIHADAADYRSVVTFIKNDPLSLGALVTTHKIDIFDAAHDLFDEIDPLATLMHEISCISKSDGRLCASAKDPISSGHALDAFIPEGHFARTGAELCVFGAGGSAIAIDWYLSQPARGADRPARVTVTNRSQPRLDALRAIHEQSAPDVPLRLVLAGSASDNDAVLAELPPQSVVINATGLGKDAPGSPLSDEALFPEGALAWDLNYRGDLVFLDQAEAQRAGRGVEPVDGWIYFIHGWTQVIAEVFHIDIPPSGERFDELVAIAAASR, from the coding sequence ATGTATCCGACCCTCACCCCGAGGACGCTCACGCCGGCAGCGAAGCCGACGTTCTACTTCATCGGCGTCACAACCGGTCACTCCTCGATCCGCCGCGTCTTCCCCGCCTGGGCCGACGCGCTCGGCCTCGGCGACGTCGAGATGATGGGCATCGACGTGGCGATCCACGCGGATGCCGCCGACTACCGATCCGTCGTCACGTTCATCAAGAACGACCCGCTGAGCCTCGGCGCCCTCGTGACCACCCACAAGATCGACATCTTCGACGCGGCGCACGACCTCTTCGACGAGATCGACCCGCTCGCGACCCTCATGCACGAGATCAGCTGCATCTCCAAGTCGGACGGCCGGCTGTGCGCGAGCGCGAAGGACCCCATCTCCAGCGGCCACGCGCTCGACGCCTTCATCCCCGAGGGTCATTTCGCCCGCACGGGCGCGGAGCTGTGCGTCTTCGGCGCGGGCGGATCGGCGATCGCCATCGACTGGTACCTCTCGCAGCCGGCGCGCGGCGCCGACCGGCCCGCCCGGGTGACCGTGACGAACCGGTCGCAGCCGCGGCTGGACGCGCTGCGGGCGATCCACGAGCAGAGCGCGCCCGACGTGCCGCTGCGGCTGGTCCTCGCGGGCAGCGCGAGCGACAACGACGCCGTCCTGGCCGAGCTGCCGCCGCAATCGGTGGTCATCAACGCCACGGGCCTCGGCAAGGACGCACCGGGCTCGCCGCTCAGCGACGAGGCGCTGTTCCCCGAGGGGGCGCTGGCGTGGGACCTCAACTACCGCGGCGATCTCGTGTTCCTCGACCAGGCCGAGGCACAGCGTGCGGGCCGCGGCGTGGAGCCGGTGGACGGATGGATCTACTTCATCCACGGCTGGACCCAGGTGATCGCGGAGGTCTTCCACATCGACATCCCGCCCTCGGGCGAGCGCTTCGACGAGCTCGTCGCCATCGCGGCCGCGAGCCGGTGA
- a CDS encoding ATP-binding cassette domain-containing protein, producing the protein MAETTKNLQAVEADHDVVLQAKNIRKQYGHVVAIRDSDFELRRGEILSVIGDNGAGKSSLIKVLSGDVVPDSGQLFLNGSEVAFRTPKDAQAAGIETVYQDLAMVPELDIASNLFLGREVRRSGPLGTLLRTLDSKAMQRRAQESLDDLGISTLQSITQRVETLSGGQRQTVAVARAAIFGRNVVIMDEPTAALGVRETQAVLDLIRAIRDAGRSVVLISHDIPSVYEISDHIHIHRLGRRIALRKPSDQPMNDLVGIMTGALPPE; encoded by the coding sequence TTGGCTGAGACAACGAAGAATCTGCAGGCCGTTGAGGCAGACCACGACGTCGTCCTACAGGCGAAGAACATTCGCAAGCAGTACGGGCACGTCGTTGCCATTCGCGACAGTGACTTCGAGCTGCGTCGTGGCGAGATTCTGTCGGTCATCGGCGACAATGGGGCTGGAAAGTCATCGCTCATCAAGGTGCTGTCCGGCGATGTCGTTCCGGACTCGGGACAGTTGTTCCTGAACGGTTCCGAGGTGGCGTTCCGTACTCCGAAAGACGCGCAGGCCGCCGGCATCGAAACGGTCTATCAGGACCTGGCGATGGTGCCGGAACTCGACATTGCTTCGAACCTCTTCCTCGGGCGTGAGGTGCGGCGTTCAGGACCGCTCGGGACGCTCCTGCGCACGCTCGACAGCAAGGCGATGCAGCGGCGCGCGCAGGAGAGCCTCGATGATCTCGGGATCTCGACCCTGCAGTCGATCACACAGAGGGTCGAGACTCTCTCTGGCGGCCAGCGCCAAACGGTCGCGGTCGCTCGCGCGGCGATCTTCGGCAGGAACGTCGTGATTATGGATGAGCCCACCGCAGCGCTCGGTGTCCGCGAGACGCAAGCTGTGCTCGACCTCATCCGCGCGATTCGCGATGCCGGTCGGTCTGTCGTGCTTATCAGTCATGACATCCCCTCCGTGTACGAGATCTCTGACCACATCCACATCCATCGGCTCGGCCGACGCATTGCGCTACGCAAGCCGTCGGATCAGCCGATGAACGATCTCGTCGGCATCATGACGGGGGCGTTGCCGCCCGAGTAA
- a CDS encoding substrate-binding domain-containing protein, producing MKRNTRIALGLALATATVGAMTGCATAGGGDDTIEVGFALKAQDAPYFVALAEAVESLGQERGWEVTVLDANGDAQQESTNIDTFISQGKDLIFADTVDNDSAIPAINRAAEAGIPVINLDSGISDDAQNVTTVYSDNKQNGRLVGKAYAEAMGDEEIRSIIISGAKGNVAGLERRTGLFAGILETRLGVSEDEAWDLADEFEAQLSSKGSATNEEAGFSVLGQGWGNWTEELGLTSSEDLITANSDITTVLGENDSMLFGAKTALDNAGLGDVDLVAAADGAKEAFDRIKAGEYFATGLNSPTLVAEGGYDIAEQILVDGADPESFDEITLTEPQAITADNVDEFYDLGF from the coding sequence ATGAAACGGAACACGAGAATCGCGCTCGGACTCGCTCTCGCCACGGCGACGGTGGGCGCCATGACCGGCTGCGCGACGGCCGGCGGCGGCGACGACACCATCGAGGTCGGCTTCGCGCTCAAGGCGCAGGACGCCCCGTACTTCGTCGCGCTCGCAGAGGCCGTCGAGAGCCTCGGCCAGGAGCGCGGCTGGGAGGTGACCGTCCTCGACGCGAACGGCGACGCACAGCAGGAGTCGACCAATATCGACACCTTCATCTCGCAGGGCAAGGACCTCATCTTCGCCGACACCGTCGACAACGACTCCGCGATCCCCGCGATCAACCGCGCCGCGGAGGCCGGCATCCCGGTCATCAACCTCGACTCCGGGATCAGCGACGACGCGCAGAACGTCACGACCGTGTACTCGGACAACAAGCAGAACGGCCGCTTGGTCGGCAAGGCCTATGCCGAGGCGATGGGCGACGAGGAGATCCGGTCGATCATCATCAGCGGGGCGAAGGGCAACGTCGCGGGCCTGGAGCGCCGCACGGGGCTGTTCGCCGGCATCCTCGAGACGCGCCTGGGCGTGTCCGAGGACGAGGCGTGGGACCTGGCCGACGAGTTCGAGGCGCAGCTGAGCAGCAAGGGCAGCGCCACCAACGAGGAGGCCGGCTTCAGCGTGCTGGGCCAGGGCTGGGGCAACTGGACCGAGGAGCTCGGGCTCACGTCGTCGGAGGACCTCATCACGGCCAACTCCGACATCACCACGGTGCTGGGCGAGAACGACTCGATGCTGTTCGGCGCGAAGACCGCGCTCGACAACGCCGGCCTCGGCGACGTCGACCTCGTCGCCGCCGCCGACGGCGCGAAGGAGGCGTTCGACCGCATCAAGGCCGGCGAGTACTTCGCAACGGGTCTGAACAGCCCGACGCTCGTCGCCGAGGGCGGGTACGACATCGCCGAGCAGATCCTCGTCGACGGCGCCGACCCGGAGTCGTTCGACGAGATCACGCTCACGGAGCCGCAGGCGATCACCGCCGACAACGTGGACGAGTTCTACGACCTCGGCTTCTGA
- the eda gene encoding bifunctional 4-hydroxy-2-oxoglutarate aldolase/2-dehydro-3-deoxy-phosphogluconate aldolase, with translation MSSIDLTRLSPSRLIPVIEISDVAAAVPLAEALTEGGIPVAEITLRTPQAVESIERIRAALPDFRVGAGSLLNAAQVRRAADAGASFGVSPGLTPQLIEAARASDLPFIPGIATIGEVLQGLELGVERFKFFPAGNLGGVATLKAFAAPLAQTSAAFMPTGGITLDTLADYLAVPQVFAVGGSWIATRDQIAAGDFAGITERAAQAVSHVARLAAA, from the coding sequence GTGTCGTCGATCGACCTGACCCGGCTCTCTCCGTCGCGGCTCATCCCCGTCATCGAGATCTCCGATGTCGCGGCGGCCGTGCCCCTGGCCGAGGCGCTGACCGAGGGCGGGATCCCGGTGGCCGAGATCACCCTGCGCACCCCGCAGGCCGTCGAGAGCATCGAGCGCATCCGCGCGGCGCTGCCCGACTTCCGCGTGGGCGCCGGCAGCCTCCTCAACGCGGCGCAGGTGCGTCGCGCCGCGGACGCGGGCGCGTCGTTCGGCGTCTCGCCCGGGCTGACGCCGCAGCTGATCGAGGCCGCGCGTGCCAGCGACCTCCCCTTCATCCCCGGCATCGCCACGATCGGCGAGGTGCTGCAGGGCCTGGAGCTGGGCGTGGAGCGCTTCAAGTTCTTCCCCGCGGGCAATCTCGGCGGCGTCGCGACCCTGAAGGCCTTCGCCGCCCCGCTCGCGCAGACCTCGGCGGCGTTCATGCCCACCGGCGGCATCACGCTCGACACCCTGGCCGACTACCTCGCCGTGCCGCAGGTGTTCGCCGTGGGCGGCTCGTGGATCGCGACCCGGGACCAGATCGCCGCCGGCGACTTCGCCGGGATCACCGAACGCGCCGCGCAGGCGGTCTCCCACGTCGCGCGGCTCGCCGCGGCCTGA
- a CDS encoding substrate-binding domain-containing protein, translating to MNHIPRSTRRHTQQATTRALALGVAAVAAVSLSACTAEPTTGGGADPEDITIGFIVKTNANPFWVYMQEKAKEAADAHGVTLMTAAGEADGDNEGQVAAIENMMTSGVDAIIIDPNDSTAIVPTLEAAQERGIATFAVDTQTENNEGVLGTWATDNTKGGELLGQYMRAVFDEQHSGEEPRVALLDLQEGVTVGVQRRTGFLEGFGIELDGPEIVGQQYTNGDQSKAQAAMENMLQAAPDINVAYSINEPAGTGGAEAIASAGKADGILLGSIDGSCDGVAMVENGAFTATVMQFPGRMAEMSIEAAIEYLQNGTEPEMPESGFVDTGTELITNQAVEGVESQDTEWGADNCWGDTGE from the coding sequence ATGAATCACATTCCTCGATCGACGAGGCGCCACACCCAGCAGGCAACCACCCGCGCCTTGGCGCTCGGTGTCGCAGCAGTCGCGGCTGTTTCGTTGAGCGCGTGCACTGCCGAACCGACGACGGGAGGAGGCGCCGATCCGGAGGACATCACGATCGGCTTCATCGTCAAGACGAACGCGAACCCGTTCTGGGTCTACATGCAGGAGAAGGCGAAGGAAGCTGCCGATGCGCACGGTGTCACCCTCATGACTGCCGCCGGGGAGGCCGACGGCGACAACGAGGGGCAGGTGGCGGCCATCGAGAACATGATGACGAGTGGGGTGGACGCGATCATCATCGACCCGAACGACAGCACCGCCATCGTGCCGACCCTCGAAGCGGCACAGGAGCGGGGCATCGCAACCTTCGCGGTCGACACGCAGACGGAGAACAACGAGGGTGTGCTCGGCACATGGGCCACCGATAACACCAAGGGCGGTGAGCTGCTGGGTCAGTACATGCGTGCCGTGTTCGATGAGCAGCACTCCGGCGAGGAGCCGCGCGTCGCGCTGCTTGATCTGCAGGAAGGGGTCACGGTCGGCGTGCAGCGCCGCACGGGGTTCCTTGAGGGGTTCGGCATTGAGCTCGATGGGCCGGAAATCGTCGGTCAGCAGTACACCAACGGCGACCAAAGCAAGGCACAGGCCGCGATGGAGAACATGCTCCAAGCCGCTCCGGACATCAATGTCGCGTACAGCATCAACGAGCCCGCGGGAACGGGCGGAGCCGAGGCGATCGCGTCGGCAGGCAAAGCCGACGGCATTCTGCTCGGCTCGATCGACGGGAGCTGCGACGGCGTGGCGATGGTCGAGAACGGCGCGTTCACCGCGACGGTGATGCAGTTCCCCGGACGGATGGCGGAGATGTCCATCGAGGCGGCCATCGAGTACCTCCAAAACGGCACCGAGCCAGAGATGCCCGAGTCGGGCTTTGTCGACACGGGAACGGAGCTCATCACCAACCAGGCGGTCGAAGGCGTTGAGTCCCAGGACACCGAGTGGGGCGCAGACAACTGTTGGGGTGACACGGGTGAGTGA